Genomic DNA from Desulfuromonas versatilis:
GAAGCCAAGGCGGAACAGAACCTCCAGGTAGATCTCCTCGAGCAGCCCCGTCGCCTTTTGCAGGTCTCCCCCCGAGAGGTGCTCCAGGGCCAGGTTGACATACCGGTAGACCTCGTCGGTCTGCTCCTGGACCTGCTGCACGTCCCCGACGTCGGTGCGGTCGGCAACCATCACCTTGTTGAGCAGGTAGGTCAGCTCCCAGCAGAAACCGGAGCTCACCCCGCCGGCGAGGATCTCGGCCAGCAGGTTCCTGGGCCGCGCCGCGGCCAGCGCGAAGCCGGGAGCCTCCACCCCCTCCTCGCCGGGCAGGACGCCGCTCTTGCGGTAGCCGGCCGGGTCGAAGCCGGCCGGATCGATAAAGGCGTAGACCCCCAGCGCCTCGAAGGGATCGGGGAACCCGCGGTCCTGCAGGCGACCGGTGCGCAGGCGGTAGACCTCTTCCTCGAGCAGCGACTCCTGCTCCCAGCGAACCGCCTCGAGAAGCTGGGCGGCAAAGGCTTCATCGCGGCGGAACAGAAGCTCGAGCAGGTAATTCACGATCTTGCCCCCCTCCGCGTCGAGGTATTCGACCTCGTAGCCGCCGGCCGCCCCCGAGCGGGCCTCGTCGTCGTCGACATCCGCGGGGCTGCGGGTGACGCTGAGAAACTTCTTCAGCAGCAGCACCAGCAGTTCCTGGTCGATCTCGCGCAGCGTGGCGAAGACCCTGTCTTCCTCCCCCTCGGCCAGCACCTGCAGCCATTGCAGGGCGGCGCTCCCCTCGAGAAGCTGGTCGCGCCAGCAGTCGAGGTCGAGAAAAGTGGTGAACTGCTCGGTGGTGACCAGCTCCATCAACTCCGGAACGTTCTCCGGGCCGAGTTCCTTGATCAGCATGAACAGCTCCTGGGACGGCAGCCGCCGCACCAGGCGGCGCACGTCGCTGGCTTCGAGCAGCAGTTCGTATTTCTGACGCCCGCGGGCCCGGCGCACGATATCCAGGCGTTCGCTCGGGCTGAGGGCGTTGAATTCCTTGGCGGTGATGCTGCGCGGTTCGCGCAGCAGGGTCAGGTGCCCCACCTTTTTCTCCGGGGGCAGGTCGATTTTGGTCATTCAGTTAAACTCCTTGGACAGCGCGGTTTTTTCAAGTCTGCCAATGTAATCCAGGGGGCCGGTTTGGTCAAGTGTTTGCGGCACCTCTCCCCCTTGCAGGGGGCTCGAAGCTTGCTACACTAACCCTTAGGTGCCGGGCGCCTCACGCCCTGCCGACAGAGGTGACCTGCATGGACGATCTCCATATTTACGAAGAAATCATTCGCCTGCACAAGGCTCGCCGTTCCGCGGCCCTGGCGACCCTGGTCGAGGGTTCCGACGCGCCGCAGCGCAGGGTCGGGGCGAAGATGCTGGTGCGCGATGACGGCTCCACCCTCGGGACCCTGGGTGGCGGGCCGCTGGAAAGCGAAGTGATCGACATCGCCGCCCAGGTGATCCGGGAGGAGACGCCCCGCAGCGTCCCCTTCGAACTGGCGGCGCCCAAGGGGGGGCCGGGCCTCGGCCGACTGCTGGTGTTCATCGAGCCCGCCACCCTGCCGCCACACCTGTTCATCATCGGCGCTGGCGGCGTCGGCCGGGCGGTTGCCGGCGGGGCCCGCTCGGCGGGTTTCGCCGTCACCAGCATCGAGCCTCCGGCCGAAGCCCCGGGCTACGAGGTGGACGGCAACGCCAGCCGCTCCCTGGAAGACCAGCCCCGGGCCCTGCTCGAGGATTTTCCGGTGGATCGCCGGGGGTACATCCTGATCGCCTGCGGCGACCCGCAACTCGATTTTCCCGTCGCCCGGGAGGCGCTGCAGACCGAGGCCTGCTACATCGGCCTGCTGGGCAGCAAACGCCAGCGCATGGCCCTGGAGCGCTACCTGGCCAAGGAGGGGGTAGCCTCGGAGAGCTTCGCCCGGATCATCTCGCCGGTCGGCCTGGAGATCGGCGCGGAAACCCCGGAGGAGATCGCCGTCAGCATCGTCGCCCAGTTGGTACAGCACCGCCGGCTGCATGCCGCCGCACCGGCTGCCCGCAGGGAGACTCAGGGCCAATCGCCCCCCCTCCACGGCTGAACCGCGGAAGCCCGTCGGAATTTGTCACCGCCACCCGGTCCTTTCCCCGCCGGGGAAGCCCCAAGGCAGCCAGCACCCGGAACCTGCCTTCCTGATTTCGGCCACTTGGCGCCCCTTCCCTCCGCTCTTGCCGCTGGCAGAGCTCTTGCTAAATCAATCCTGCAAGCCTTAACCTTGGGGCGCGTTTCGCCCCCCGGGAATTCGCAACCCAATCCACCGCGAAGAG
This window encodes:
- a CDS encoding DUF6178 family protein codes for the protein MTKIDLPPEKKVGHLTLLREPRSITAKEFNALSPSERLDIVRRARGRQKYELLLEASDVRRLVRRLPSQELFMLIKELGPENVPELMELVTTEQFTTFLDLDCWRDQLLEGSAALQWLQVLAEGEEDRVFATLREIDQELLVLLLKKFLSVTRSPADVDDDEARSGAAGGYEVEYLDAEGGKIVNYLLELLFRRDEAFAAQLLEAVRWEQESLLEEEVYRLRTGRLQDRGFPDPFEALGVYAFIDPAGFDPAGYRKSGVLPGEEGVEAPGFALAAARPRNLLAEILAGGVSSGFCWELTYLLNKVMVADRTDVGDVQQVQEQTDEVYRYVNLALEHLSGGDLQKATGLLEEIYLEVLFRLGFSLTLELQRRATPLAKGALAPYLDGPFRALLDGLSRRKPRFFEGLEQEDRGGERPFSSLSELRLSGEWLGRLEVQAALFQEHFPFQLSAPAELRLEGCFPDDPEDLALSDFFLTALANRVLGRPFLPEPIPQAQLPELHARICAEGQLHQALRSETVHWLESLAPGAGAFGDYCLGLWEQEFCAQPVEDLDPRYLSGLIVRMD
- a CDS encoding XdhC family protein, with the protein product MDDLHIYEEIIRLHKARRSAALATLVEGSDAPQRRVGAKMLVRDDGSTLGTLGGGPLESEVIDIAAQVIREETPRSVPFELAAPKGGPGLGRLLVFIEPATLPPHLFIIGAGGVGRAVAGGARSAGFAVTSIEPPAEAPGYEVDGNASRSLEDQPRALLEDFPVDRRGYILIACGDPQLDFPVAREALQTEACYIGLLGSKRQRMALERYLAKEGVASESFARIISPVGLEIGAETPEEIAVSIVAQLVQHRRLHAAAPAARRETQGQSPPLHG